The following is a genomic window from Bordetella petrii.
CGCTGCAATTGGTCGGCCGCCTGCTCCATGCGCTCCGCGGCCGCGAAGGCCAGTTCTCCAGCCGCCGTGGGCACGTAGCCTCGCGGCGTGCGCAGGAACAACCTGGCCTGCAGCGACGCCTCGATGGCGGCCAAGCGACGCCCCGCGGTCGCCTGGTCCACCTGCAACACCGCCGCCGCGCCACGCAATGTGCCCACCCGGTAGATGGCCAGGAAAATGCGCGCGTCATCCCAATTCATGGAGTTTCCCCGAAGGCTGCAGCCGTGCCAGTCCGGAAGCAGGGCGGCGCCAGGCGTGCAATGCGATGCAACTTTGCATTTCGTTAACGCAATTCTACGGGTTTTTTTGCATCACTAGCCGGCCCTAAGATGCCAGTTTCCGGCCAGCCTTACACTAGGGAAATCACCTGTCATGCGTACCACTTGCCCTTCTTCTGCACTAACCGTGAGCGCGCCCGCGGCGAGCTCAGCCTTTTTCCCCTTGCTGGCCCTGGCCATCGGCTGCGTCATGGCCATGCTGGACGTCACCGTAGTCAATGTGGCCCTGCCCAGCATCGGCGCCCAGCTCGGCACGCCGCTCAGCGGCCTGGTGTGGATTATCGACGGCTACACCCTGGCGTTCGCCGCCCTGCTGCTCGCGGCCGGGGCCTTGTCCGACCACTACGGCGCACGGCCCGTGTACCTGGCGGGCCTGGCGCTGTTCACATTGGCCTCACTGCTTTGCGGCGCCGCGCCCAGCACCGGCCTGCTGGTCACCGCGCGGTTGCTGCAAGGCGTGGGCGCGGCCCTGTTCATGCCCAGCTCGCTCAGCCTGCTCATGCACGCCTACCAGGTGCCCGAGGTGCGCGGACGCATGCTGGCGGCCTGGTCCGCCATCATCACCGTAGCCGCCACCGCCGGGCCGCTGGCGGGCGGCATGCTGATCGATCTGTTCGGCTGGCGCAGCATTTTTCTGATCAACCTGCCGCTCGGACTGGCGGGCCTGTGGCTGGCGCGCGCGCATCTGGAGTCACCCGCGGCGCGGCCGCGGCCGCTGAACCCCGGCAACCACCTGCTGGGCATCGGCATGCTGGGGCTGGCAAGCTATGCGCTGATCCAGGGCAACGTATACGGCTGGACGGCGCCGCGCATCGTGACAGCCGGCGTGCTGGCCTTGGCTTGCGGCGCGGCACTGCTGGCGCGCGAACGGCGTCATCCTCATCCCATCGTGCCGCGCGCCCTGGCGCAAACGCCCGGCTATCTTGCCACCAACACCTATGGCTTTCTGGTCAGCTTCTCGGTGTACGGCCTGATCTTCCTGCTCAGCCTGTATGTGCAGCAAGCCCTGGGAGCCGACGCATTGCAGGCCGGCCTGAAGCTGCTGCCCGTGTTCGGCGTGTTCTCGATCGGCAACCTGGCCGCCGGGCGGCTGGCTGTCCGCTGGGGCGCACGGGCCACCATGCTGGTTGGCGCGGCCATCGGGGCGTTGGCCGCCATCGCCACCGCCATACTGTGCGCACCCGACTCGCCCTATTTGCTACTGGTGATCCTGCTGGGCGTAGGCAACCTGGCCACCGGCGCGGCCATTCCAGCCATGACGGCGCTGGCCCTGCAAATCGGCGGCGCCGCGCACGCGAACAGCGCCGCGGCGGCCCTCAACGCCAATCGCCAGGCGGGCGCCCTGGTAGGGGTGGCAGCCATCGGCGGCGTGCTGCACACGCTGCCAGACTGGCACGCCAGCCTGCCAACCGCCATGCTCCTCATCGCGGCAGCCTATGCGGGCAACGTCATGATCGCTGCACGCTACCTGCCGCGAAGCGCTGGCCAGCCCGCTCCCGCGCCGTAAAATGGGTCGTCTCCATCCCATTTCTATTACTGCAGGCCTGCCCACTCCATGTCCGACATCCAACATCACGAGCAACAAGGCCGCTTCGACATCCATGTCGACGGCCAGCAGTGCGTTCTGGACTATCAACTGCGCGATGGCACCATGGCCATCTTGCACACCGGCGTTCCGCCGGCCGTGGAAGGCCGCGGCATCGCCGGCCGGCTGACCCGCGCCGCGCTCGATACGGCGCGCCAGAGGGGCTGGCGCGTGCAGCCCATATGCTCGTACGCCGTGGCGTACCTGGCGCGCCACCCCGAATACCAGGATCTGGCAGCCTGATGGGCAAGCCCGCGCCGGCGGGGCCGCAAGCCTGCCCGTGCGGCAGCGGCCTGGCCTATTCCGCCTGCTGCGAGCGCTGGCACCGTGGGCCCCAGCATCTGCAGGCGCCCACGGCCGAGGCCCTGATGCGCTCGCGCTATAGCGCCTTCGTGCTGGATGCCCTGCAGTACCTGCTGGACACCTGGCATCCCGACACCCGCCCCGCCGGGCTCGACCCCAATCCCCCCGACCTGAAATGGCTGGGCCTGCAGGTCAGGCAACACAACCAGCAAGACGCCAATCACGCCAGCGTCGAGTTCGTGGCGCGCTGCCGCCAAGGCGGCCGAGCCACCCGCCTGCACGAAATCAGCCGCTTCGTGCGGCAAGAGGGCAGGTGGCTCTATCTCGATGGCCAGCATCTCTAGCCCGCCCGCCAGGCCAATGTGGCGCCCCGCCCATAACTACGTCACCGGCGCCGCCAGGGTCTTCGCAAACAGCCAAGGCGCGCGGGTCTCAAAGCCTGCCCGCCATACATTCGGAATAAATGCGCTCAGCTAGGCGCGCGGCCATCTGCTGCTGCTCGACTTCAGAGTAATACCTTTCTTCGTCATGAACTTGCGTGATCAGCGCACGCATCTTCTCGTCGTTTCCGGTCACGCTCATCATTTCGGCAATGGTGCCCCCATGCTGTTTGATGGTCAGCAACACGCCGGACAGCGCCGATTTTTTCTGGCATCGCTCAGCAATGGCAGTGTCGTTCGCCGGGGTGCCGGCAGCCGCGGCGTTTGCTGCCATGGCCATCGCGATGCATGTCTTCCATGTCTGCTGTTTCATGTCGAATTCCAAAACCGCTTCCCGCGAACAGGCTCATGCGGCGGCGGCCGCAATACGCCGGCTGGCGGCACGGCAATCGCGCCGATATGCAGTCAGGTTATCGAAACAAAAGGGCATCAGGATGATGGAACGCCCAGATCACATGCGCGGCCGCAAAAGCCGCGCGGATCACACTCCAGGCCCAGGCCACCCCATACACAGGTTGTGGCGATGTCGCGACGCTGCCGTTCGTCAACCGAACCCGGTAGCCACAAAGACAAAACCCCAGCACGAAGGGTGCTGGGGTTTTGGGGGATAAGAGCCTGACGATGACCTACTTTCACAGACGGGAAGTCCACTATCATCGGCGCGAAGGCGTTTCACTGTCCTGTTCGGGATGGGAAGGAGTGGGTCCACCTTGCTATGGTCGTCAAGCGTAGCTGGTTGGGGCGTTGCGGTCAGGCGCAACGCCACCGAATTGGGAAGAAGCACAGCGACCTGGGCAAGGTTGAAGTTGCGCAGGGGTTGTGAAGAAAGTTGTTGGAACGGCACTTGTATCGCTACGCGCTCATACCAGGTCTACAAAACCCGCAGAGTTATAGGATCAAGCCGCACGGGCAATTAGTATCGGTTAGCTCAACGCATTACTGCGCTTCCACACCCGACCTATCAACGTTCTGGTCTCGAACGACCCTTCAGGGGGGTCTAGCCCCCGGGATACCTAATCTTCAGACGAGTTTCCCGCTTAGATGCCTTCAGCGGTTATCTCTTCCGTACTTAGCTACCCGGCAATGCCATTGGCATGACAACCGGTACACCAGAGGTACGTCCACTCCGGTCCTCTCGTACTAGGAGCAGGCTCCGTCAAGTATCCAACGCCCACGGCAGATAGGGACCAAACTGTCTCACGACGTTTTAAACCCAGCTCACGTACCTCTTTAAATGGCGAACAGCCATACCCTTGGGACCGGCTACAGCCCCAGGATGAGATGAGCCGACATCGAGGTGCCAAACACCGCCGTCGATATGAACTCTTGGGCGGTATCAGCCTGTTATCCCCAGAGTACCTTTTATCCGTTGAGCGATGGCCCTTCCATTCAGAACCACCGGATCACTATGTCCTGCTTTCGCACCTGTTCGACTTGTCAGTCTCACAGTCAAGCACGCTTATGCCATTGCACTATCAGCACGATTTCCGACCGTACCTAGCGTACCTTCGAACTCCTCCGTTACGCTTTGGGAGGAGACCGCCCCAGTCAAACTGCCTACCATGCACTGTCCCCAATCCGGATAACGGACCAAGGTTAGAACCGCAAACAAACCAGGGTGGTATTTCAAGGTCGGCTCCACCGAATCTGGCGACTCGGTTTCTGCGCCTCCCACCTATCCTACACAGGCCGGTTCACAGTCCAATGCAAAGCTACAGTAAAGGTTCATGGGGTCTTTCCGTCTAGCCGCGGGTAGATTGCATCATCACAAACACTTCAACTTCGCTGAGTCTCAGGAGGAGACAGTGTGGCCATCGTTACGCCATTCGTGCAGGTCGGAACTTACCCGACAAGGAATTTCGCTACCTTAGGACCGTTATAGTTACGGCCGCCGTTTACCGGGGCTTCGATCAAGAGCTTGCACCCCATCACTTAACCTTCCGGCACCGGGCAGGCGTCACACCCTATACGTCGACTTTCGTCTTGGCAGAGTGCTGTGTTTTTAATAAACAGTCGCAGCCACCGATTCTCTGCGGCCCCTTCAAGCTCTGCGCGCAGGCGCATCACCCTACCGGGGCATACCTTCTCCCGAAGTTACGGTATCAATTTGCCGAGTTCCTTCTCCTGAGTTCTCTCAAGCGCCTTGGAATATTCATCCCGTCCACCTGTGTCGGTTTGCGGTACGGTCTCGTACAGCTGAAGCTTAGAGGCTTTTCTTGGAACCACTTCCAATCACTTCGCGAGACTTGCTCGCTCGTGCCACACCCTTGAATTTCGCGCCCGGATTTGCCTAAAGCGCCTTCTCCAATGCAGCAACAGGGACATCCAACACCCTGATGACCTTCCGCGATCCGTCCCCCCATCGCACTGTACGACGGTGCTGGAATATTAACCAGCTTCCCATCAGCTACGCATCTCTGCCTCGCCTTAGGGGCCGACTCACCCTGCGCCGATGAACGTTGCGCAGGAAACCTTGGACTTACGGCGAGGGGGCTTTTCACCCCCTTTATCGCTACTCATGTCAGCATTCGCACTTCTGATACCTCCAGCAGCCTTTACAAGCCACCTTCGCAGGCTTACAGAACGCTCTCCTACCGCGTGTACAAAGTACACACCCGCAGCTTCGGTTTATCGCTTGAGCCCCGTTACATCTTCCGCGCAGGACGACTCGATCAGTGAGCTATTACGCTTTCTTTAAAGGATGGCTGCTTCTAAGCCAACCTCCTGACTGTCTATGCCTTCCCACTTCGTTTCCCACTTAGCGATAATTCGGGACCTTAGCTGGCGGTCTGGGTTGTTTCCCTCTTGAGTCCGGACGTTAGCACCCGGTGCTCTGTCTCCCAAGCTGGACTTGCGGGTATTCGGAGTTTGCCATGGTTTGGTAAGTCGCCATGACCCCCTAGCCATAACAGTGCTCTACCCCCCGCAGTCATACTTGAGGCACTACCTAAATAGTTTTCGGAGAGAACCAGCTATTTCCAGATTTGTTTAGCCTTTCACCCCTATCCACAGCTCATCCCCTAGTTTTTCAACACTAGTGGGTTCGGTCCTCCAGCACGTGTTACCGTGCCTTCAACCTGGCCATGGGTAGATCATCTGGTTTCGGGTCTACACCCAGCGACTGATTCGCCCTATTCGGACTCGCTTTCGCTACGCCTTCCCTATTCGGTTAAGCTCGCCACTGAATGTAAGTCGCTGACCCATTATACAAAAGGTACGCCGTCACCCCATAAAGAGGCTCCGACTGTTTGTATGCATACGGTTTCAGGATCTATTTCACTCCCCTTCCGGGGTTCTTTTCGCCTTTCCCTCACGGTACTGGTTCACTATCGGTCGATCACGAGTATTTAGCCTTGGAGGATGGTCCCCCCATCTTCAGACAGGATTTCACGTGTCCCGCCCTACTTCTCTTACGCCTAGTTCCACCAGCCAGATTTCGTCTACAGGGCTATCACCTGCTACGGCCGGGCTTTCCATCCCGTTCGACTACCTGATTGGCTAAATCGTAAAGGCTACTCCGATTTCGCTCGCCACTACTTTCGGAATCTCGGTTGATGTCTTTTCCTCGAGCTACTGAGATGTTTCAGTTCACCCGGTTCGCCTCCACTGGCCTATGTATTCAGCCAGGGATACTGCTTGCGCAGTGGGTTTCCCCATTCGGACATCTGCGGATCAAAGCTTGTTTGCCAGCTCCCCGCAGCTTTTCGCAGGCTACCACGTCCTTCTTCGCCTGTGATCGCCAAGGCATCCACCATATGCACTTAGTCGCTTGATCCTATAACACTACCGTCTTATAGGACGCTGATATGTTTCGCGTTTGTGCCGTTCATAAGTTTCAAAGCAGCTCTGACAATACTGCCGCCAGACCTTGAGACTTGGAACTAAATCTATGCAATCACAACCCGTGCTCATTTTTCATCGGCTCGCGCCAATTACTACATGAACACACTTTCGTTGTGCTTCTTCCACTTTGTTAAAGAACTATGTATAGCCTTCCATCGGGTCCTAAAACCCAACGCCCAGCACTGACTCGCAGCACTCGCCGTTGGACTCTCGCAAACGTCGTTGGTGGAGGTGAACGGGATCGAACCGATGACATCCTGCTTGCAAAGCAGGCGCTCTCCCAGCTGAGCTACACCCCCATACCCGCCGCAATCACGACAGCAACCTTGCGGCCACCACCACCTCCTGCGCAGATACCTGGTGGGTCTGGTTGGATTCGAACCAACGACCCCCGCCTTATCAAGACGGTGCTCTAACCGACTGAGCTACAGACCCAAAACCCTCTTCGGATCAGCAGTCAGGATCGCAGCACGGCAGAGGATCTCTCCCGCACCCCACGCTCACAACCGATCCCTCGCTACACATTTCAACAACCGATAAGCGTGGACGCTTCAAGCCATGCCGCCTTCGCTCTTAAAGGAGGTGATCCAGCCGCACCTTCCGATACGGCTACCTTGTTACGACTTCACCCCAGTCATGAATCCTACCGTGGTAATCGCCCCCCTTGCGGTTAGGCTAACTACTTCTGGTAAAACCCACTCCCATGGTGTGACGGGCGGTGTGTACAAGACCCGGGAACGTATTCACCGCGACATGCTGATCCGCGATTACTAGCGATTCCGACTTCACGCAGTCGAGTTGCAGACTGCGATCCGGACTACGATCGGGTTTCTGGGATTGGCTCCCCCTTGCGGGTTGGCAGCCCTCTGTCCCGACCATTGTATGACGTGTGAAGCCCTACCCATAAGGGCCATGAGGACTTGACGTCATCCCCACCTTCCTCCGGTTTGTCACCGGCAGTCTCATTAGAGTGCCCTTTCGTAGCAACTAATGACAAGGGTTGCGCTCGTTGCGGGACTTAACCCAACATCTCACGACACGAGCTGACGACAGCCATGCAGCACCTGTGTTCCGGTTCTCTTGCGAGCACTGCCAAATCTCTTCGGCATTCCAGACATGTCAAGGGTAGGTAAGGTTTTTCGCGTTGCATCGAATTAATCCACATCATCCACCGCTTGTGCGGGTCCCCGTCAATTCCTTTGAGTTTTAATCTTGCGACCGTACTCCCCAGGCGGTCAACTTCACGCGTTAGCTGCGCTACCAAGGACCGAAGTCCCCAACAGCTAGTTGACATCGTTTAGGGCGTGGACTACCAGGGTATCTAATCCTGTTTGCTCCCCACGCTTTCGTGCATGAGCGTCAGTGTTATCCCAGGAGGCTGCCTTCGCCATCGGTGTTCCTCCGCATCTCTACGCATTTCACTGCTACACGCGGAATTCCACCTCCCTCTGACACACTCTAGCCCGGTAGTTAAAAATGCAGTTCCAAGGTTAAGCCCTGGGATTTCACATCTTTCTTTCCGAACCGCCTGCGCACGCTTTACGCCCAGTAATTCCGATTAACGCTTGCACCCTACGTATTACCGCGGCTGCTGGCACGTAGTTAGCCGGTGCTTATTCTGCAGGTACCGTCAGTTGCCCCAGGTATTAGCCAGAGCCGTTTCTTTCCTGCCAAAAGTGCTTTACAACCCGAAGGCCTTCATCGCACACGCGGGATGGCTGGATCAGGGTTGCCCCCATTGTCCAAAATTCCCCACTGCTGCCTCCCGTAGGAGTCTGGGCCGTGTCTCAGTCCCAGTGTGGCTGGTCGTCCTCTCAAACCAGCTACGGATCGTCGCCTTGGTAGGCCTTTACCCCACCAACTAGCTAATCCGATATCGGCCGCTCCAATAGTGCGAGGCCCGAAGGTCCCCCGCTTTCCCCCGTAGGGCGTATGCGGTATTAGCTACGCTTTCGCGTAGTTATCCCCCGCTACTGGGCACGTTCCGATACATTACTCACCCGTTCGCCACTCGCCGCCAGACCGAAGTCCGCGCTGCCGTTCGACTTGCATGTGTAAAGCATCCCGCTAGCGTTCAATCTGAGCCAGGATCAAACTCTTCAGTTCAATCTCTGTAGTTCGCGCACCACTGCCGAAGCAGCGGCACTTCGCTCAAAGAAAATGAGGTTCCTTGAATGATCCAACATCTCTGTTTGACATTCTTGGTACTTCACTTCTATGTGAGCGCCTGATTTCTCTTTGGCTCGCAGCCTTTCGAAAAAGACCGCGCGGCCGCATCACTCAAGCGCCCACACTTATCGGTTGTTTTGTTGTTAAAGAACGAGATACTGCGCTTGCCGATCGCTGCGGTGCAGTTCGATCAGCACAGAAACGAGATTATGAGGCCTTTTTTTGACCCTGTCAAATCAGCATCACTGCTTTGACCGACTCGCTCCTGCTTACTGCTCTTGCCAACTTCGCTTCGCCAAGCCCACAATTTGTAAGGGTTAACCCGAACAACATTGCTAACTGCGAAGCCCGAAATCTTAACACGATTTTTGCAGCTTGTGCAACAACCCCTGGGCCATCGCACCGCCGCCGTGTCCTTGACTGCGGCCCCGCTGCCTGGACAAAACCGCGTCTCGGCAGCGAAGGAGCGAGACTATACACGAAATTCGCGCCCCCTGCCGCCGGCCACTCATTACCTGTAAACCACCTGGTAAATCTAGATGCTTAGCCACCGCTTGCGCCGGCTCTCTTCTATTTGCCGCTGGATTTCGCTTTCGCGCAGCGCCCAGGCCGGCGCGCCGATGTCGTCCAGCATGTGCGGGTCGAGATCTTTGAGCAAGGTCGCCGTGTGCCGGCAGGCGCGCTGCGCCTGAATGGATTGCCACCAGGCCAGGCTGGCCCGGCGCCAGGCCGCCAGCCAGGTGATCGTCAGGCCGGAAAACAGCGGCATTGTGTTGGCATTGAGTAGAGGTTGCGATTCCATGCTGGTCTCCCATATCTGCACACTGGTAAGCGTATAAGCCCAGAAACCGCCTGTGAATCGCATTGTTCTACCCATATTGGTCGGTTATGCTTACCAGCATGAGCCGCCTGCCTCTTAACACCCTGCCCGCCTTCCGTGCCGTGGCTGAACTGCAGAACCTGCGCGCCGCCGCCGAGCGCCTGCACCTGACCCATAGCGCCATCAGCCAGCAGATACGCGGCCTGGAGGAACAGCTGGGATTCGAGCTGTTTGACCGGCGCGGCCGGCGCGTGGTGCTCAACAGCGCAGGCGAAGCGCTGCTGCGCAGCGTTCAGTGCGCCCTGGCCCAGCTGGACGATGGCGTACAAGCCGCGGCGTCGGTGGCGCGCGGGGCCGGCCAGCGCCTGCGGGTATCGGTGCTGCCTTCTTTTGCCCAGCGCTGGCTGCTGCCGCGCATGGCGCGCTGGCACGAACGCCATCCCGGCCTGACCCTGGAAATCGAGACCTCGCAGCAGGTGGCCGACCTGCAACGCCAGGGCCTGCACGCGGCGCTGCGTTCGGGCAAGGGGCCGTGGCCCGGCGTGGTGTCCGACCCGCTGTTCGAGGACATCCACATGCCGCTTATCGTGCTGGCGTCGCCGGACGCCGCGCGGCAACTGGCCGACAACGG
Proteins encoded in this region:
- a CDS encoding MFS transporter; the encoded protein is MSAPAASSAFFPLLALAIGCVMAMLDVTVVNVALPSIGAQLGTPLSGLVWIIDGYTLAFAALLLAAGALSDHYGARPVYLAGLALFTLASLLCGAAPSTGLLVTARLLQGVGAALFMPSSLSLLMHAYQVPEVRGRMLAAWSAIITVAATAGPLAGGMLIDLFGWRSIFLINLPLGLAGLWLARAHLESPAARPRPLNPGNHLLGIGMLGLASYALIQGNVYGWTAPRIVTAGVLALACGAALLARERRHPHPIVPRALAQTPGYLATNTYGFLVSFSVYGLIFLLSLYVQQALGADALQAGLKLLPVFGVFSIGNLAAGRLAVRWGARATMLVGAAIGALAAIATAILCAPDSPYLLLVILLGVGNLATGAAIPAMTALALQIGGAAHANSAAAALNANRQAGALVGVAAIGGVLHTLPDWHASLPTAMLLIAAAYAGNVMIAARYLPRSAGQPAPAP
- a CDS encoding GNAT family N-acetyltransferase; this translates as MSDIQHHEQQGRFDIHVDGQQCVLDYQLRDGTMAILHTGVPPAVEGRGIAGRLTRAALDTARQRGWRVQPICSYAVAYLARHPEYQDLAA
- a CDS encoding YchJ family protein; amino-acid sequence: MGKPAPAGPQACPCGSGLAYSACCERWHRGPQHLQAPTAEALMRSRYSAFVLDALQYLLDTWHPDTRPAGLDPNPPDLKWLGLQVRQHNQQDANHASVEFVARCRQGGRATRLHEISRFVRQEGRWLYLDGQHL
- a CDS encoding LysR substrate-binding domain-containing protein, whose amino-acid sequence is MLTSMSRLPLNTLPAFRAVAELQNLRAAAERLHLTHSAISQQIRGLEEQLGFELFDRRGRRVVLNSAGEALLRSVQCALAQLDDGVQAAASVARGAGQRLRVSVLPSFAQRWLLPRMARWHERHPGLTLEIETSQQVADLQRQGLHAALRSGKGPWPGVVSDPLFEDIHMPLIVLASPDAARQLADNGPETLARQPLLGDKELWRQWFAAAGLMVDVTPVATFNDAGLMLQAVEQGLGLALSRELLAADALCAGRLVKVSPISVDFEPADTYHLVYPPILRDWPPLLALRQWIRDELERSRDSLASPRRAAESPGKTESKR